In Sedimenticola thiotaurini, the following proteins share a genomic window:
- a CDS encoding HAD family hydrolase — translation MLKAIFLDLDETLCDTRKATELAKARLAGTVSEQFGVDGVLFAERYETGFYRRWSDSQRARYLPIIQQQGEDGFRVQLMIDLLAELGVAEAGQSSAQRLQNQFDRDRLAAFDFFPGIEAFLAEARDSFTTVVITNGPVFSQVPKIEAVNLAERVDHIIIGGQEPEEKPARSIFQKALRLANCAAHEAIHVGDSLAADIAGAQASSIPSIWVQHQQSLDAGLGITPHHTVAHPSQIPALIRRLQDA, via the coding sequence GTGCTGAAAGCGATTTTTCTCGATCTGGATGAGACTCTCTGTGACACGCGAAAAGCCACTGAACTGGCCAAGGCGCGTCTGGCCGGGACGGTAAGCGAGCAGTTCGGTGTGGATGGTGTGCTGTTTGCCGAGCGATATGAGACCGGTTTCTATCGTCGTTGGAGTGATAGCCAGCGGGCACGTTATCTACCCATTATCCAGCAGCAGGGAGAAGACGGGTTTCGCGTGCAACTGATGATTGATCTGTTGGCCGAGCTGGGTGTGGCGGAGGCGGGTCAATCGTCTGCGCAGCGTCTGCAGAATCAGTTCGATCGTGATCGGCTGGCTGCCTTCGATTTCTTTCCCGGTATCGAGGCCTTTCTGGCCGAAGCCCGTGACTCTTTCACCACCGTGGTGATCACCAATGGTCCGGTATTCTCCCAGGTGCCCAAGATTGAGGCGGTCAATCTGGCAGAACGGGTGGATCACATCATTATCGGGGGACAGGAGCCGGAGGAGAAGCCGGCCCGCTCCATTTTTCAGAAAGCACTCAGGCTGGCCAATTGCGCGGCCCACGAGGCGATCCATGTGGGAGACAGCCTGGCGGCGGACATCGCCGGTGCCCAGGCCAGTTCTATCCCCTCGATCTGGGTGCAACATCAGCAGTCGCTGGATGCCGGCCTGGGGATTACGCCCCACCACACGGTGGCACACCCGAGCCAAATACCGGCATTGATTCGCCGATTACAGGATGCATGA
- a CDS encoding flavin prenyltransferase UbiX, with product MTDQAAKPIALAITGASGAPYALRLLECLVQAERTVYLMISKAAQVVMPMETGLTLPSRATEAEAILRERYGAAAGQLRVFGREQWTAPVASGSNPPGAMVVCPCSTGTLSAIACGASNNLIERAADVVLKEQRKLILMVRETPFSPIHLENMLKLSRLGVVIMPASPGFYNRPTTIEELIDFMVARLLGHLGIENSLNRPWGGDASPT from the coding sequence ATGACCGATCAAGCCGCCAAACCCATCGCCCTGGCCATTACCGGTGCCTCCGGGGCGCCCTATGCGCTGCGCCTGCTGGAGTGCCTGGTGCAGGCCGAGCGGACCGTCTACCTGATGATCTCCAAGGCGGCCCAGGTGGTGATGCCGATGGAGACCGGTCTGACGCTCCCTTCCCGGGCCACCGAAGCGGAGGCGATCCTGAGGGAGCGCTACGGAGCGGCGGCGGGGCAGTTGCGGGTGTTCGGGCGGGAGCAGTGGACTGCGCCGGTGGCGAGCGGCTCCAATCCCCCGGGGGCGATGGTGGTCTGTCCCTGCAGCACCGGTACACTCTCGGCGATTGCCTGCGGTGCCAGCAATAACCTGATTGAACGGGCCGCTGATGTGGTGCTGAAGGAGCAGCGCAAGTTGATTCTGATGGTGCGGGAGACACCCTTTTCTCCCATCCACCTGGAGAACATGCTGAAACTCTCCCGCCTGGGGGTGGTGATCATGCCAGCCAGTCCCGGATTCTATAACCGTCCCACTACCATTGAAGAGTTGATCGACTTCATGGTGGCGCGCCTGCTGGGTCATCTGGGCATTGAGAACTCACTCAACCGTCCCTGGGGTGGCGACGCTTCCCCAACCTGA
- a CDS encoding DUF4389 domain-containing protein, with translation MNQEVTPSNNKIWIRGLYMLLFLIIHGLAKGIVFAVAVVQFILVAINKEPNEPLRKFGQGLSTYLYDITQFLVFNTEHKPFPFDDWNNAAPRETSPLLEEDMEYQDGQ, from the coding sequence ATGAATCAAGAAGTAACCCCGTCGAATAACAAGATCTGGATACGCGGTCTCTACATGCTGCTGTTTCTGATTATCCACGGTCTGGCCAAGGGGATCGTTTTTGCTGTAGCGGTGGTGCAGTTCATTCTCGTCGCCATCAATAAGGAGCCCAATGAGCCGTTACGAAAATTTGGCCAGGGACTCAGCACCTATCTGTACGATATTACCCAGTTCCTGGTTTTTAATACCGAGCACAAACCGTTTCCTTTTGACGATTGGAACAACGCCGCTCCCCGGGAAACGTCGCCCCTGCTGGAAGAGGATATGGAGTACCAGGACGGGCAGTGA
- a CDS encoding YaeQ family protein — protein MALKPTIYKFTINLSDTNRHHYDTLNLTVAQHPSENPQRMMARVMAYCLNAQESLLFTKGLSEPDVPDIWQRTLDDQLELWIDVGEPAVERIKKASRLAKQVKVYSFNAKSDVWWDQSRAKLAALPVSVFRFDARAISQLAELVQRTMTFSVTISGDSAYVATEAGEVEVEWLCLQER, from the coding sequence ATGGCCCTGAAGCCAACCATTTACAAATTCACCATCAATCTGTCCGATACCAATCGCCACCACTACGACACCCTGAATCTGACGGTGGCACAGCACCCGTCGGAAAATCCGCAACGGATGATGGCCAGGGTCATGGCCTATTGTCTGAATGCGCAGGAGTCGTTGCTGTTTACCAAGGGGTTATCAGAACCCGATGTACCGGATATCTGGCAGCGTACCCTGGACGATCAGCTGGAGCTGTGGATTGATGTGGGGGAACCGGCGGTGGAACGGATTAAAAAGGCCTCGCGACTGGCGAAGCAGGTCAAGGTCTATAGCTTCAACGCCAAGTCGGATGTCTGGTGGGATCAGTCCCGGGCAAAGCTCGCGGCCCTGCCGGTATCGGTATTTCGCTTCGATGCTCGTGCTATCAGCCAATTGGCTGAGCTGGTGCAAAGAACCATGACCTTCTCCGTCACCATCAGCGGCGACTCAGCCTATGTGGCAACCGAAGCGGGGGAAGTTGAAGTGGAGTGGTTGTGCCTGCAGGAGCGTTAA
- a CDS encoding 2OG-Fe(II) oxygenase, protein MIPENSDFNAAAPPEDDGLFERIACGLEDRGHVILPAALPEPIAAALLQYLSQQEQDRFHRARIGRGIEQTRNQFVRRDKIVWMDPAHPQADAWFNWTDRLQRYLNRRLFLGLFSFESHFAHYRPGDFYRKHLDAFRGESNRVLSLVTYLNRGWEPDQGGELVIYAPDDGAEITRVMPTFGTLVIFLSEEFPHEVLAAERDRYSVAGWFRVNGSINRQIDPPR, encoded by the coding sequence TTGATACCAGAGAATTCCGATTTTAACGCCGCCGCACCGCCGGAAGATGACGGTCTGTTCGAGCGTATCGCCTGCGGTCTTGAGGATCGCGGTCATGTTATTCTGCCCGCGGCGCTACCCGAGCCAATTGCTGCCGCCCTGCTGCAATACCTGAGCCAGCAGGAGCAGGATCGGTTTCACCGGGCACGCATCGGGCGCGGAATCGAACAGACCCGCAATCAGTTCGTCCGTCGGGACAAGATTGTCTGGATGGACCCGGCCCACCCGCAAGCCGACGCCTGGTTCAACTGGACCGATCGTCTGCAACGTTATCTGAACCGGCGACTGTTTCTGGGCCTGTTCTCGTTCGAGAGTCACTTCGCCCACTACCGGCCTGGGGATTTCTACAGGAAACACCTGGACGCCTTTCGCGGTGAGTCCAACCGGGTGCTCAGCCTGGTTACTTATCTGAACCGGGGCTGGGAGCCCGATCAGGGCGGCGAACTGGTTATCTACGCCCCGGACGACGGCGCTGAGATTACCCGGGTGATGCCCACTTTCGGCACCCTGGTGATCTTTCTCAGCGAAGAGTTCCCCCATGAGGTCCTGGCAGCCGAACGGGATCGCTACAGTGTGGCCGGCTGGTTTCGGGTTAACGGCTCCATCAACCGGCAGATCGACCCGCCACGCTGA
- a CDS encoding bifunctional DedA family/phosphatase PAP2 family protein, which produces MTEFFQQILEWVTLHPGWSYSVIFFIAMAESLAIIGLIVPGVAIMFGIGALIASGAIAFWPAMGWAVAGAVTGDGLSFWLGRHYQQRLTTIWPFNRYPESLQRGVDFFQKYGGKSVALGRFFGPIRAVIPLIAGMLGMTPLRFVIANVLSALAWAPLYLLPGIVFGASLELASEVAMRLVILALSLLVIAWLVYNLIRWLFRRLHPYTSGWVQWLMRWGQAHPVMGEIASALADPDHPETRGLSILASLLVITSILFALLVGLLPEGGMHTLPDLTVLQTLQSLRSPWADELMVYFTRLADTGVILTLAVGVWLFLFFSGHRRTASYWLAAVLFSSLAAFLLKLGMQVSRPDIIVQSPDSFSFPSAHTLYSVVLYGFLSVLIARPLSDRWRWLPYSLAGLLILAVAMSRLYLGVHWLSDVVGSITLGLAWVALLGLAYHRHATRETQWRQLLLVALLLTSGAFGVETALHHERNMAHYQPVRTIQLIPEHQWWGNGPTALPAFRADLRNRADHPLNLQFAGSLDWLSQQLNRAGWHDAIRLNSTDWLTLLSPAQPLQALPVLPQVHDGRHEALLLQKTLPHDRRLVVRLWPTDFQLAGINTPVWVGNVSEQQRVTLLGLLTYAQTAQNFDQALAELRQDLRPLVNGQLKDAGSLLKIRQ; this is translated from the coding sequence ATGACCGAGTTTTTTCAACAGATCCTGGAGTGGGTGACACTCCACCCCGGCTGGTCCTACAGCGTCATCTTTTTCATCGCCATGGCCGAATCGCTGGCCATTATCGGGCTGATTGTGCCCGGCGTTGCCATTATGTTCGGTATCGGTGCCCTGATTGCCAGCGGCGCCATCGCCTTCTGGCCCGCCATGGGTTGGGCAGTAGCCGGGGCGGTCACGGGTGATGGCCTGAGCTTCTGGCTGGGGCGTCATTACCAGCAACGCCTGACCACTATCTGGCCCTTCAACCGGTACCCCGAATCGTTACAGCGCGGCGTCGATTTTTTTCAGAAGTATGGTGGCAAAAGCGTAGCGCTGGGTCGTTTCTTCGGCCCGATCCGGGCCGTGATTCCACTGATCGCCGGCATGTTGGGCATGACCCCGTTGCGCTTCGTGATCGCCAACGTGCTCTCGGCCCTGGCCTGGGCACCGCTCTACCTGTTGCCGGGCATCGTCTTCGGGGCCTCCCTGGAACTGGCTTCCGAAGTGGCCATGCGGCTGGTGATCCTGGCCCTGTCACTGTTGGTTATCGCCTGGTTGGTCTACAACCTGATCCGTTGGCTGTTCCGGCGCCTGCACCCCTATACCAGTGGCTGGGTGCAGTGGTTGATGAGGTGGGGCCAGGCCCACCCGGTGATGGGTGAGATCGCCAGCGCCCTGGCCGATCCTGACCATCCGGAGACCCGGGGCCTGTCGATCCTGGCCAGCCTGCTGGTGATCACCTCCATTCTGTTTGCCCTGCTGGTCGGCCTGCTGCCCGAGGGCGGCATGCATACCCTGCCCGACCTGACCGTCCTGCAGACACTGCAGAGCCTGCGTTCACCCTGGGCCGATGAGTTGATGGTCTATTTCACCCGACTGGCCGATACCGGGGTGATTCTGACCCTGGCGGTGGGGGTCTGGCTGTTCCTGTTTTTCAGCGGCCATCGGCGTACGGCCAGTTACTGGCTGGCTGCGGTACTGTTCAGCAGCCTGGCCGCTTTTCTGTTAAAGCTGGGCATGCAGGTTTCCCGCCCCGATATTATCGTGCAGAGTCCCGACTCCTTCTCATTCCCCAGCGCCCATACCCTCTATTCGGTGGTGCTGTATGGGTTCCTTTCGGTACTGATCGCCCGTCCTCTGTCGGATCGCTGGCGTTGGCTGCCTTACAGTCTGGCCGGCCTGCTGATTCTGGCCGTGGCCATGTCGCGGCTCTATCTGGGTGTGCACTGGCTCTCCGATGTGGTCGGCAGTATCACCCTGGGGCTGGCCTGGGTCGCCCTGCTGGGCCTCGCCTACCATCGTCATGCAACCCGGGAGACCCAATGGCGGCAACTGCTGCTGGTGGCACTGCTACTGACCAGCGGCGCATTCGGTGTGGAGACAGCACTGCACCATGAGCGAAACATGGCCCATTACCAGCCGGTCCGGACAATCCAACTGATCCCGGAGCATCAGTGGTGGGGCAACGGACCTACCGCCCTACCGGCGTTTCGTGCTGATCTGCGAAACCGTGCGGATCACCCGCTGAATCTGCAATTTGCCGGCTCACTGGACTGGCTCAGCCAGCAGTTGAACCGTGCCGGCTGGCACGATGCTATCCGGTTGAATAGCACCGACTGGCTCACACTGCTCTCACCTGCACAACCGCTGCAGGCTCTGCCGGTGCTGCCACAGGTGCATGACGGTCGCCACGAGGCGCTGCTGTTGCAGAAAACGCTGCCACATGACCGACGACTGGTGGTGCGCCTCTGGCCCACTGACTTCCAGTTGGCGGGAATCAATACTCCGGTCTGGGTCGGTAATGTCAGCGAGCAGCAGCGGGTAACCTTGCTGGGCCTGCTCACTTACGCCCAGACGGCGCAAAACTTCGATCAGGCCCTGGCAGAGTTACGCCAGGACCTGCGCCCGCTGGTGAACGGACAACTTAAGGATGCAGGCAGTCTGCTGAAGATCCGGCAGTAG